From Synechococcales cyanobacterium T60_A2020_003:
AATTTACCATGCCTCTCCTGCCCGCAACCCCTCTTTCATGCAACAACGCCGTTCCGTTTCAGAATCGCCCTAAACGAACGTGCTAGCGTAGAGAAAATTCACATTTGAACGCAATCGTTACAGAAAGGCCATACACCCATGTCCCACTTCACCACGATTCAAGTCCAGATTAAAGACGGCGACGTTCTCGCCCAAGCCTTGAACGAGTTGGGATACGACGTGGAGCCCAATGCTCCGGTTCGCGGATATCAGGGGAGTACAACCGTTGCCGAGTATGTGATTCGCCAAGCGAATGGGTATGATTTAGGATTTCGCAAAAATGGCGAGTTTTACGAACTGGTGGCCGATTTTTGGGGTACAAAAATTAACCAGCAGGAGTTTCTCAACGCTATCAGCCAGCGCTACGCCCACGCGATGCTGCTCAAAACTGCTGCCCGCGATGGCTTTACGATTGAAGATCAAGAAACCTTAGCGGATGGCAGTATTCGCGTCGTGGTTGGTCGTTGGGTGTAACGAAACTCCTAAAGCAGCAAACGAGGCGGACTCAGCCAAAACAGGTCGCTCGTTCCCACGGGTTGATCGGGATTCGTCACTTCAATGCCAATGATTCCCGCCTTTTTGACAATTAATCGATGACGCGGCTCGCCCCACACCAAGCGTTCTGCCCATTCGCCCAAATCGGGTTCATGCCCAACCAAGGCGAGGGACGGGGGCTTCTGGGATGGGTTCACTCCGATCTGCTCCGTTGCCCATGACCTGAACCACTGACACCAGGCGTCGAAATCTCCCTCCGGCTCTAGATATCTGGATTCTGTCAGCGTTGATGACAGTTTTGCTTCCCGCAGAATTTCGGCGGTTTGTCGTGCCCGGATGAGGGGGCTAGTCAAGATTAGGTCAAACCGAAGGCCGAAGTCAGATAAGCGCTTCGCTACGGCAGTGGTCCTCTGTTGGCCTGCCGGGGTAAGTGGGCGATCGCCATCCTGGGCATAGGTTCCTCGCTCTGCGGCAATCCCGTGGCGAATGAGGTACAGATCAACAGTCATAGAGCAAGTTTGATGAACGGCTAAGACGAAGGCAGAACGGTGCGATCGCCCAATACATTCGCGATCGTCAAGATTTGATCATGGTTAAACCATACCGCGTCCGAGAAAATTCAGGG
This genomic window contains:
- a CDS encoding DUF1257 domain-containing protein, with the translated sequence MSHFTTIQVQIKDGDVLAQALNELGYDVEPNAPVRGYQGSTTVAEYVIRQANGYDLGFRKNGEFYELVADFWGTKINQQEFLNAISQRYAHAMLLKTAARDGFTIEDQETLADGSIRVVVGRWV
- the sixA gene encoding phosphohistidine phosphatase SixA — protein: MTVDLYLIRHGIAAERGTYAQDGDRPLTPAGQQRTTAVAKRLSDFGLRFDLILTSPLIRARQTAEILREAKLSSTLTESRYLEPEGDFDAWCQWFRSWATEQIGVNPSQKPPSLALVGHEPDLGEWAERLVWGEPRHRLIVKKAGIIGIEVTNPDQPVGTSDLFWLSPPRLLL